The Shewanella zhangzhouensis genome has a window encoding:
- a CDS encoding GFA family protein, translating into MIKQVGNTQIRDKHLASCHCGAVVLELYLPDGIVNPRRCNCSMCRRRGAIAASVPLAGLKILKGQDALRQYQFNTCTAKHFFCGHCGIYTHHQRRSNPAEFGYNIGCLEGVDPFLLGDVPVCDGVNHPSDRKA; encoded by the coding sequence ATGATTAAACAGGTGGGCAACACACAAATACGGGACAAACATCTTGCCAGCTGCCACTGCGGCGCCGTGGTGTTGGAGCTTTATTTACCCGATGGGATTGTCAATCCACGTCGCTGTAACTGCTCCATGTGCCGTCGCCGTGGCGCCATAGCCGCCAGCGTGCCGCTGGCGGGGCTGAAAATTCTCAAAGGGCAGGACGCGCTGCGCCAATACCAATTCAACACCTGCACGGCCAAGCACTTCTTCTGCGGCCACTGTGGCATTTACACCCATCACCAACGCCGCTCCAATCCTGCCGAGTTTGGATACAACATCGGTTGCCTGGAAGGCGTGGATCCCTTCCTTTTGGGCGACGTCCCCGTCTGTGATGGGGTCAATCATCCCTCGGATCGCAAGGCTTAA
- a CDS encoding methyl-accepting chemotaxis protein — translation MTTKTVWLIILMGYGLTGALFAGAWMLGWWLAGLLSMAAFGALVAWAIRRQFADSARFLAQSMDIHNGSVDLQSRLDAANHSSLRECIEASNGMRTFMDQQLLLVSESVGRLIPISSELSESYSNMTQKVSLQNQVSGAIEADMESMWQACLHVQAMTERIVAASNASDDRAKQGMSTTQVALTSFHDLAERLEKAFAEVEQLKQSSDRIGGILEVINSISQQTNLLALNAAIEAARAGEAGRGFAVVADEVRSLAGRTAESTHEVRAITDEILRAVSMLSQHIHESHGELSVTQNQIDGVEVSLSGIAEAVQETNGAVAEISLAIEDQTRAAKHVRQSIEGLQDLNRDALTGSQMHTVSADDLTRLANHLYDKMAVFQLSQHPDSKTFVRRSQSRNEPEPSVAGSSGVELF, via the coding sequence ATGACAACCAAGACTGTGTGGCTGATTATTCTGATGGGCTACGGGCTCACTGGTGCCCTGTTTGCGGGAGCCTGGATGCTCGGCTGGTGGCTGGCAGGATTGCTGTCGATGGCGGCCTTCGGTGCTCTGGTTGCCTGGGCTATCCGACGCCAGTTCGCCGACAGCGCCCGGTTTTTGGCACAGTCCATGGACATTCACAACGGTAGCGTCGACCTCCAATCCAGGCTGGATGCTGCCAACCATTCCTCTCTGCGTGAATGTATTGAGGCCAGCAATGGCATGCGGACTTTTATGGATCAGCAACTCTTGCTGGTGTCCGAGTCTGTGGGGCGTCTCATTCCAATCTCATCTGAATTATCAGAGTCTTACTCAAATATGACCCAAAAGGTCAGCCTGCAGAATCAAGTCAGCGGTGCCATTGAAGCCGACATGGAGTCCATGTGGCAGGCCTGTTTGCATGTGCAGGCCATGACAGAGCGCATTGTGGCGGCCTCTAATGCCAGCGATGACAGGGCCAAGCAAGGCATGAGCACTACCCAGGTTGCCCTGACGAGTTTTCATGACTTGGCCGAACGTCTGGAAAAGGCCTTTGCCGAGGTGGAACAACTCAAACAAAGCAGTGACAGAATTGGCGGCATACTCGAGGTGATCAACTCTATTTCACAGCAAACCAACTTGCTGGCACTGAATGCCGCTATAGAGGCGGCCAGGGCCGGAGAGGCTGGCAGAGGGTTTGCTGTAGTGGCCGATGAAGTTCGTTCTCTGGCTGGCCGAACCGCCGAGTCAACCCACGAGGTGCGTGCCATTACCGATGAAATCTTGCGGGCGGTGAGCATGCTGTCCCAGCATATCCACGAATCTCACGGTGAACTCTCGGTGACCCAGAACCAAATCGATGGGGTGGAAGTGTCTCTGTCCGGCATCGCAGAGGCCGTGCAGGAGACCAATGGCGCAGTGGCCGAGATTTCTCTGGCCATCGAAGACCAGACCCGGGCGGCCAAGCATGTGCGCCAGTCCATTGAGGGATTGCAGGACCTGAACCGGGATGCACTGACAGGCTCGCAGATGCACACGGTCTCGGCCGATGATCTGACCCGGCTGGCGAACCATCTGTATGACAAGATGGCCGTGTTTCAACTGTCACAGCACCCAGATAGCAAAACGTTCGTGCGCCGCAGCCAAAGCCGCAATGAGCCTGAACCTTCTGTGGCAGGCTCATCAGGGGTGGAGCTGTTTTAG
- a CDS encoding CPBP family intramembrane glutamic endopeptidase: MASRLLRWAEFVCMFVLLPLTAFHYRHLLSNWLLPLLCLLALLCLFLILNDSHFKRFRLTNYANLKRLLWYSPVLFAVGVLISILALSAYAPEQVFVLPTRDFYTWCLLLALYPLFSVIPQELIFRTYLFHRFKGIMPSKTLRIWVSAAVFALAHIIYANWIAVVLAFVGGLMFAYTYASSRSTAACVLEHSLWGLWLFTLGAGQYLSLVPQ; the protein is encoded by the coding sequence ATGGCAAGCCGGTTACTGCGATGGGCAGAGTTTGTGTGCATGTTTGTGCTCCTGCCACTTACCGCCTTTCACTATCGACACCTACTGAGCAACTGGTTGTTACCTCTGCTGTGCCTGCTGGCATTGCTGTGCCTGTTTTTGATCCTGAACGATAGCCACTTTAAGCGTTTTCGCCTGACCAACTATGCCAATCTGAAACGCCTGCTGTGGTACTCGCCGGTGCTGTTTGCTGTTGGCGTATTGATATCAATCCTGGCTCTGTCTGCTTATGCCCCGGAGCAAGTCTTTGTACTGCCCACCCGCGATTTTTACACCTGGTGTTTGCTGCTTGCCCTGTATCCGCTGTTTTCGGTGATCCCACAGGAGCTGATATTTCGCACTTATTTATTCCACCGATTCAAAGGGATAATGCCAAGCAAGACATTACGAATTTGGGTCAGTGCAGCTGTATTTGCCCTGGCCCATATCATCTATGCCAATTGGATTGCCGTGGTACTGGCGTTTGTTGGAGGGCTGATGTTTGCATACACCTATGCCAGCTCCCGCTCAACTGCCGCCTGCGTGCTGGAACATAGCCTCTGGGGGCTGTGGCTTTTTACCCTGGGCGCAGGCCAGTATCTCAGCCTCGTCCCTCAGTGA
- a CDS encoding putative bifunctional diguanylate cyclase/phosphodiesterase: MDRAVISAFRVAIIYAVFAGFWILFSDIAVELLLDSPQLRAIAQTYKGLAFVIITATLLLMLVLRSNRALEKANDMDTLTGLSSLSVFIRSLNNTIRKLKPNERLILGYLDIDDFKQINDTLGYERADAFLRDLANDINDAALPGSVVSRLHADQFASFGRLDTSVDMEAHIRGFQRLFAHRARQHGIDATCCIGVALFPADGTNAKEMMVSATEALNIAKKKKNAIQYHDKALSEKASQRRQLVMDLRQAISDEVLSLVYQPKYELSTLTACGVEVLVRWHHPVKGYISPDVFIPLAEENGMTAAISKLVVDKAAAELGSAGLLDGSLAHVAVNVSADEFNNAEEMYALTQFIKSKKALAPYVRIEITETATLTDMQKSVEIISNLQASGITFSIDDFGTGYTSLAMLKDLTVDEIKIDRSFVSGVELDERSCTIVSAIVAMAQSFDIHIVAEGVENAAQLKILQDMGCQQAQGFYLGRPMALHDLVKHLNQDTTEFSAAH; this comes from the coding sequence ATGGACAGAGCTGTCATTTCGGCCTTCCGGGTCGCCATCATTTATGCGGTTTTTGCCGGATTCTGGATCCTGTTTTCAGATATTGCCGTTGAATTACTGCTCGACAGCCCTCAGCTTCGCGCCATAGCACAAACATACAAGGGATTGGCCTTCGTCATCATTACGGCAACCCTGCTGCTGATGTTGGTGCTCAGGAGCAACAGGGCGCTGGAAAAAGCCAACGACATGGACACCTTGACCGGGTTGAGCAGCCTCAGCGTGTTTATCCGTTCCCTGAATAATACCATCCGTAAACTCAAGCCAAATGAGCGCCTGATCCTGGGCTATCTGGATATCGATGATTTCAAGCAAATCAACGACACGCTTGGCTATGAGCGTGCAGATGCCTTCTTGCGGGATTTGGCCAACGACATCAATGATGCTGCCCTGCCTGGCTCTGTGGTGTCACGCCTACATGCAGACCAGTTTGCCAGTTTTGGCCGCCTGGATACTTCGGTGGATATGGAAGCCCATATTCGGGGATTTCAACGTTTGTTCGCTCACCGTGCCAGGCAACATGGGATAGATGCCACTTGTTGTATAGGTGTTGCCCTGTTCCCTGCCGATGGCACCAATGCCAAAGAAATGATGGTATCGGCCACCGAAGCGCTGAATATTGCAAAAAAGAAGAAAAACGCCATTCAATACCATGATAAGGCACTCAGCGAAAAAGCCTCGCAGCGACGTCAGTTGGTCATGGATTTACGTCAGGCCATCAGTGACGAGGTCCTGTCGCTGGTGTATCAACCCAAGTATGAATTGAGCACGCTCACTGCATGCGGCGTTGAAGTGCTGGTGCGTTGGCATCACCCGGTGAAGGGCTATATTTCCCCCGACGTGTTTATTCCACTGGCCGAGGAAAATGGTATGACAGCGGCCATCTCCAAGCTGGTGGTCGACAAGGCAGCAGCTGAGCTTGGCAGTGCAGGTCTGCTGGATGGCAGTCTGGCGCATGTGGCAGTGAATGTGTCGGCGGACGAATTCAATAACGCCGAAGAAATGTATGCACTGACCCAATTTATCAAAAGCAAAAAAGCACTGGCACCCTATGTGCGGATTGAAATCACCGAAACTGCCACGCTCACCGACATGCAAAAAAGTGTGGAGATTATTTCCAACCTTCAGGCCAGCGGTATCACTTTTTCCATCGATGATTTCGGTACCGGTTATACCTCCCTCGCAATGCTCAAAGACCTGACCGTGGATGAAATTAAAATCGATCGCAGTTTTGTCTCCGGGGTGGAGCTGGACGAGCGCTCATGCACCATCGTCAGTGCCATTGTCGCCATGGCCCAAAGTTTCGATATCCATATCGTGGCTGAAGGGGTCGAAAATGCCGCGCAGCTGAAAATATTGCAGGATATGGGATGCCAGCAGGCTCAGGGGTTTTATCTGGGACGTCCCATGGCATTGCATGATTTGGTGAAGCACCTTAACCAAGACACCACCGAGTTCAGCGCCGCTCACTGA
- a CDS encoding pentapeptide repeat-containing protein, whose translation MPDFSDGEHYYDIRFEQLDMANACYRDMEFEDCVFSDCDFSAASFQNCCFTQCRFERCNLSLAVFAASRLFGVTFIESKLIGVDWTRADWPDFHRDFELAFQQCILNDASFYGLTMEQLVMAECRVQEVDFRHGNFSGASLTQCDFSGSLFVQTNLSRADFSGSEGFNINVLENTLKGAIFSRFDALSLLESLGIELVD comes from the coding sequence ATGCCTGATTTCAGCGATGGCGAGCACTACTACGATATCCGCTTTGAGCAACTGGACATGGCCAATGCCTGTTATCGGGACATGGAGTTTGAAGACTGCGTGTTTTCAGATTGCGACTTCTCGGCTGCCTCTTTCCAAAACTGCTGCTTTACTCAATGCCGCTTTGAGCGTTGTAACCTCAGTCTGGCGGTATTTGCCGCAAGCCGCTTGTTCGGCGTGACCTTTATAGAAAGCAAGCTGATCGGGGTGGACTGGACCCGTGCCGATTGGCCCGACTTTCATCGTGACTTTGAGCTGGCATTCCAGCAATGCATCCTGAACGACGCCTCTTTTTATGGCCTGACGATGGAGCAACTGGTCATGGCCGAATGCCGGGTGCAGGAGGTGGATTTTCGCCACGGCAACTTCAGCGGCGCCAGCCTCACCCAATGTGACTTCTCCGGCAGCCTGTTTGTGCAAACCAATTTAAGCCGTGCCGACTTCAGCGGCTCTGAAGGTTTTAACATCAATGTGCTTGAAAACACCCTCAAGGGCGCAATCTTTTCGCGGTTCGATGCCTTGAGTTTGCTGGAGTCGCTGGGCATAGAGCTGGTGGATTAA
- a CDS encoding GGDEF domain-containing protein, which translates to MIFSAMPYSLFNSALDMDGQKPMLRFIRLILAGLTALLLTLPALAQERYGMTQIQAERFELDNIHSENKDSLTSQIDLRIKEASNDPVRHAALLIFKAENLRSYGIDAIEENLSKALNLINFAQHPELYIYAMTIRSYGMYTYQNMPEKATTLLESLKLEPALKNDPYVHIVFLRHLLEIYYKRQLFEKIPQPLFQLSQVVKKGSVASKHQDYLYYLSEELAYHSNLIGDTNQAIELYNQLISHYLQTNEPDHVAIIYCNIANMYFLPFQEKVRYAQASLSAHNNIACSDVMEKIVWLAEIQQGNFSNVNRLMQFNPVQQIPHLNESSAYYAGLAYLLLGNVSAAQEMADRITEEDNWERQDLLQQIYQKQGHYQAALEASQRYHQLRAAKDAEARSLMLSSFQTRLALAQEETQAAAQEKQAARIAAAEQKAKARLHITLIVISAGVMITLILSLYLLRSRQHRIKLQQLSDTDPLTGLLNRRAFLHQARQMQRLAERQQFPLSVALLDLDFFKAINDKHGHHVGDAVLRAFAQAAKKTLRQTDIIGRFGGEEFILLATEKDPIVFAGLLQRVQRSFIQACQEEPAIGFNVTFSAGIAALEGTGATDIPDIEEAIRQADELLYRAKANGRQQVCADSFCQRFMDSASGLIAPDHPATNIAE; encoded by the coding sequence TTGATCTTCAGTGCTATGCCCTATTCGCTTTTTAACTCTGCTCTCGACATGGATGGTCAAAAACCCATGCTGCGCTTTATTCGGCTCATCCTTGCAGGGCTGACGGCACTGCTTCTAACGCTACCGGCTCTGGCGCAAGAGCGATACGGCATGACCCAGATCCAAGCAGAAAGGTTTGAGCTGGACAATATCCATTCTGAAAACAAGGACAGTTTAACCAGTCAAATAGATCTGCGCATAAAAGAGGCAAGCAATGATCCGGTACGGCACGCTGCCTTATTGATATTTAAAGCTGAAAACCTGCGGTCTTATGGGATAGATGCTATCGAAGAGAATTTATCTAAAGCGCTCAATTTAATTAATTTCGCACAACATCCTGAGCTCTATATCTATGCCATGACTATACGAAGTTATGGCATGTACACCTATCAAAATATGCCAGAGAAAGCGACTACTTTACTGGAAAGTCTGAAGCTTGAACCGGCACTAAAAAATGACCCTTATGTACACATAGTCTTTTTAAGGCATTTGCTGGAAATTTATTATAAACGCCAGCTCTTCGAGAAAATACCTCAACCCTTATTCCAGTTATCACAAGTGGTAAAAAAAGGAAGCGTAGCATCAAAACATCAAGACTACCTGTATTATTTAAGCGAAGAGCTCGCATATCACAGCAACCTAATTGGCGACACAAATCAAGCCATTGAGCTTTACAATCAATTAATTAGTCACTATCTGCAGACCAACGAACCAGATCACGTAGCAATTATTTACTGCAACATTGCCAATATGTATTTTCTGCCGTTCCAAGAAAAAGTTCGTTATGCCCAGGCTTCGCTTTCAGCCCACAATAATATCGCCTGTTCAGACGTCATGGAAAAAATTGTTTGGTTGGCAGAAATTCAGCAAGGCAACTTTTCCAATGTAAATCGATTAATGCAATTTAATCCCGTACAGCAAATACCGCACCTGAATGAGAGCTCTGCATATTATGCCGGGCTAGCATATCTATTGCTGGGGAATGTGTCAGCGGCGCAAGAAATGGCTGACAGAATTACAGAAGAAGATAACTGGGAGCGTCAGGATCTACTGCAACAAATTTATCAGAAGCAAGGTCATTATCAGGCCGCACTTGAAGCCTCTCAGCGTTATCATCAATTAAGAGCCGCAAAAGACGCTGAGGCGCGGTCGTTAATGCTAAGCAGCTTTCAAACCCGCCTGGCACTGGCTCAGGAAGAAACACAGGCCGCAGCGCAAGAAAAACAAGCAGCACGTATTGCCGCGGCAGAACAAAAAGCAAAAGCAAGGCTTCATATTACACTGATAGTGATTAGTGCAGGCGTAATGATCACCCTGATATTGTCGCTGTACCTACTTCGCAGCCGCCAGCACAGGATAAAACTGCAACAACTCTCGGATACGGATCCTTTAACGGGACTGCTTAACCGGCGTGCCTTTCTACATCAGGCCCGTCAGATGCAACGACTTGCCGAACGTCAGCAGTTCCCGTTATCCGTTGCCCTGTTGGATCTGGATTTCTTTAAAGCCATCAATGATAAACATGGGCATCACGTTGGCGACGCCGTCTTGCGGGCATTTGCTCAGGCGGCGAAAAAGACACTGAGGCAAACGGACATTATCGGCCGCTTTGGTGGTGAGGAGTTTATTCTGCTGGCGACGGAGAAAGACCCCATTGTATTTGCAGGCCTGCTACAGCGTGTGCAGCGCTCATTTATTCAGGCGTGTCAGGAGGAGCCGGCCATTGGTTTTAATGTTACCTTCTCAGCCGGTATAGCTGCTCTCGAGGGTACCGGTGCAACCGACATCCCGGACATTGAAGAGGCGATTCGTCAGGCTGATGAACTGCTTTACCGGGCAAAAGCCAACGGTCGCCAACAGGTTTGTGCAGACAGCTTCTGTCAGCGGTTCATGGACTCAGCCAGCGGGCTTATCGCACCGGACCATCCCGCAACCAATATCGCAGAGTAA
- a CDS encoding coproporphyrinogen III oxidase family protein gives MTSSSTLAIPAAHQAQVDITLPAWLLGTAERVMNFYVDRNLRLDTLSVDTMPAPVPGKKYMLYAHVPFCHTLCSYCTFHRFTFKEDKARAYFISLRKEMTMAKELGYDFESMYIGGGTTTVLEDELARTIEHARLLFPSIKEVSCESDPRHLASPEFRQLKGLVDRMSIGVQSFDDGILKMTDRFEKFGSGLQTFDRIQAAKELFPIINVDLIFGFRGQTEEVIQRDLDMARRLDPRQITTYPLMITHQTRKSVKGKLAAPQADLARQYSQILTSLRGQYNQLSSWAFGKANDEGFDEYVIDYDEYLGVGSGSFSFLGDTLYVNTFSLRKYQERIEAGKMSVEQQKRYDTKAIMQYRFLLGLFSGRLSRQYFRDTFGVNLDTALFKEMAAMKLIGALKNDPANPEELLVTDNGNLMGLLMMKEFYSGMDNVRAQLRKPLKNCDM, from the coding sequence ATGACCAGCAGTTCAACCTTAGCCATTCCCGCCGCCCATCAGGCGCAAGTCGATATTACTCTGCCGGCATGGCTGCTGGGCACCGCTGAGCGGGTGATGAACTTCTATGTTGATCGCAACCTGCGGCTCGATACCCTGTCGGTCGATACCATGCCCGCACCAGTGCCCGGCAAAAAGTACATGCTGTATGCCCACGTGCCCTTTTGCCATACCCTCTGCTCTTACTGTACCTTCCACCGCTTTACCTTTAAAGAGGATAAGGCGCGCGCCTATTTCATTTCACTGCGCAAAGAGATGACCATGGCCAAGGAGCTCGGCTATGACTTCGAATCCATGTACATAGGCGGCGGCACCACCACTGTGCTGGAAGACGAGCTGGCCCGCACCATTGAGCATGCGCGGCTGCTGTTCCCGTCCATTAAGGAAGTCTCCTGCGAGTCTGACCCACGCCACCTGGCAAGCCCCGAGTTCCGTCAGCTCAAGGGGCTGGTGGACCGCATGTCCATTGGGGTGCAGAGCTTCGATGACGGCATTCTCAAGATGACCGACCGCTTCGAGAAGTTTGGCTCGGGGCTGCAAACCTTTGACCGTATTCAGGCGGCCAAGGAGCTGTTCCCCATCATCAACGTGGATTTGATTTTTGGTTTCCGTGGCCAGACGGAAGAAGTGATCCAGCGGGATCTCGACATGGCCCGTCGCCTCGACCCCCGGCAGATCACCACCTATCCGCTGATGATCACCCACCAGACCCGCAAGAGCGTGAAGGGCAAGTTGGCGGCGCCACAGGCAGATCTGGCTCGTCAGTACAGCCAAATCCTCACCAGTTTGCGTGGCCAGTACAACCAGCTGTCGAGCTGGGCATTCGGCAAGGCCAATGACGAAGGCTTTGACGAGTACGTGATTGATTATGATGAATACCTAGGCGTAGGCTCGGGCTCGTTCAGCTTCCTCGGTGACACCCTGTATGTGAACACCTTCTCGCTGCGCAAATATCAGGAGCGCATCGAGGCGGGCAAGATGAGCGTTGAGCAGCAAAAACGCTACGACACCAAGGCCATCATGCAGTACCGCTTTTTGTTGGGGCTCTTCTCAGGCAGGCTGTCGCGCCAGTATTTCCGCGACACCTTTGGGGTGAATCTCGATACCGCGTTGTTTAAGGAAATGGCCGCCATGAAGCTGATTGGCGCCCTGAAAAACGACCCCGCCAACCCCGAGGAACTCCTGGTTACCGACAATGGCAACCTGATGGGCCTCTTAATGATGAAAGAGTTTTACTCCGGCATGGATAACGTCCGGGCACAGCTGCGTAAGCCGCTGAAGAATTGCGATATGTAA
- a CDS encoding MarR family winged helix-turn-helix transcriptional regulator: MPSHQRLLLDNQLCFALYSTSLAMTSLYKPLLEPLGLTYTQYLIMLILWEQDGMGLKDIAERLGQQSGALTPVIKRLESQGLVHRRRSDEDERSLVISLTEAGKAMEQQALEVNQCIISHCGMEIPELQALKQLLDDLRYKLGS, encoded by the coding sequence ATGCCCAGCCATCAACGCCTGCTTCTGGACAACCAGCTCTGTTTTGCCCTCTACTCCACCTCGCTGGCAATGACCTCTCTCTATAAACCGCTGCTGGAGCCACTGGGCCTGACGTACACCCAGTATCTCATTATGCTGATCCTCTGGGAGCAGGATGGAATGGGCCTCAAGGACATAGCAGAGCGTCTCGGGCAACAATCGGGTGCTCTGACCCCCGTCATCAAGCGCCTGGAGAGCCAAGGTCTGGTACACCGACGCCGCAGCGATGAGGATGAGCGCTCTCTGGTGATTTCCCTGACCGAAGCAGGCAAGGCCATGGAGCAACAGGCCCTTGAGGTCAACCAATGCATCATTAGCCACTGCGGAATGGAAATCCCCGAACTGCAAGCGCTCAAACAGCTGCTGGACGACCTGCGCTACAAACTCGGCAGCTAA
- a CDS encoding organic hydroperoxide resistance protein has translation MNALYNTSATSIGGREGKSASDDGRLSVSLSTPKALGGNDGPGTNPEQLFAAGYSACFIGALKFVAGQDKLRLPNEPEVTAKVGIGANPKGVGFAISVELGVKLAGLEQTQAQALIEKAHQVCPYSNATRGNVDVTLTLI, from the coding sequence ATGAACGCACTGTACAATACCAGCGCCACTTCTATCGGTGGACGTGAAGGAAAATCCGCATCCGACGATGGTCGCCTGAGTGTCAGCCTCAGCACACCCAAGGCCCTGGGTGGCAATGACGGTCCGGGCACCAATCCAGAGCAGCTGTTTGCCGCCGGTTATTCCGCCTGCTTTATCGGCGCACTCAAATTTGTCGCCGGCCAGGACAAACTGCGACTGCCAAACGAACCCGAGGTTACGGCTAAGGTCGGCATAGGTGCCAACCCCAAGGGCGTGGGCTTCGCCATCTCGGTGGAGCTGGGCGTCAAGCTTGCAGGTCTGGAGCAGACCCAGGCCCAAGCCCTGATTGAAAAGGCGCACCAGGTATGCCCCTACTCCAACGCCACCCGCGGTAACGTGGATGTGACCCTGACTCTTATCTGA
- a CDS encoding DUF2971 domain-containing protein, which translates to MTNNQQTFYKYKSLNNFEFLLDLILRERLYAALHYELNDPMEGVVKIDGTIPKDKEQEWDDLIKTFRIVCFSREKDHPLMWSHYADGARGCVIEFQLIDDQQIHKVSYVKKPLITEKHITRKNAEEILIYKEKPWKYEAESRCLLDVDDKFLPIHIKSVTFGSRAEKSKVDMLIHILSLCKPDLAIQVMGEQGLIDGIKVVSRNRRVYMGDRVRSEDYCPQCAEVKMTQQDYVSRHCG; encoded by the coding sequence ATGACTAATAATCAACAAACCTTCTACAAGTATAAGTCACTAAATAATTTTGAGTTTCTACTGGATTTGATTCTCAGGGAAAGATTGTATGCTGCTCTTCATTACGAATTAAATGACCCAATGGAAGGTGTGGTTAAGATTGACGGAACGATCCCAAAGGATAAAGAACAAGAGTGGGATGATTTAATTAAAACGTTCCGTATAGTCTGTTTTAGTCGAGAGAAAGATCACCCTCTGATGTGGTCTCATTATGCAGATGGGGCAAGGGGATGTGTTATAGAGTTTCAGTTAATTGATGATCAGCAAATACATAAGGTCTCATACGTCAAAAAGCCATTGATAACTGAGAAGCATATCACCAGAAAAAATGCGGAAGAAATTCTCATTTATAAAGAGAAGCCTTGGAAGTATGAGGCGGAAAGCCGATGTCTACTTGATGTGGATGACAAGTTTTTGCCCATTCATATCAAATCTGTGACATTTGGAAGCAGAGCTGAAAAATCAAAAGTAGATATGTTGATTCATATTTTATCGCTATGTAAGCCAGATTTGGCAATCCAAGTTATGGGTGAGCAAGGGCTAATTGATGGCATAAAAGTCGTGTCTCGTAACAGGAGGGTTTATATGGGAGATAGAGTTAGGAGTGAAGATTATTGCCCGCAATGTGCCGAGGTTAAAATGACGCAACAAGATTATGTTTCACGGCATTGTGGGTAG
- a CDS encoding immunity protein Imm33 domain-containing protein translates to MPSKIEIHKRFNAIPFPPKEREKLGIAIETIGKLPINGLRRNPENGTCGWYIWCGEEMSDDADFFKPLHVGHILEYLPEIEQYLSLPPGYRFLVAHEYEDVWQDLQLTTL, encoded by the coding sequence GTGCCAAGCAAAATTGAAATACATAAAAGGTTCAATGCTATTCCTTTTCCTCCCAAAGAAAGGGAAAAGCTGGGGATTGCGATCGAAACTATCGGGAAGCTTCCAATTAATGGATTGCGGCGCAATCCAGAAAATGGGACCTGTGGTTGGTACATTTGGTGTGGCGAAGAAATGTCTGACGATGCAGACTTTTTCAAGCCTCTGCATGTTGGCCACATATTGGAGTATCTGCCTGAAATTGAGCAGTATTTATCATTGCCACCAGGTTATAGATTTTTGGTTGCTCACGAGTACGAAGACGTTTGGCAAGATCTTCAGCTCACTACTCTATAA